tcttaagtttactttatgctggtcgcagtaaaataaacttggggggcaaatgttcaCCCAAAAATGGCttctgatgacatggcaagaatttctcacacgtggttggcacgtggtaACGTCAAAGTGAAGGAATGTTGTTCGATAGTCGACCAGGTGTTTCTTCCACTATCAGATCTCGTGATTAGATGTGactagtctggtcgcatgctttaGTTTAATTCTTtgaagatatgtaatcttgtaataactacatttattattttctctttattgccttaatacgttgatattaaggataattaggGCTTAtgggcccatgtaaccccccttgagcctataaatatgaatgagaggacTCAAGGAGGAGACtttttttggacttttgatttttGAATCTTGAATTTGAATACTTCGAGAGAGAGCATAGTGTGACTATCCACCAttttgttgtaattctcctagggcttgtgaaactcaagaaccctagttctttgatcacgacattgtgATTCAACATTAATaagagcactaagtggacgtaggttattaccacacagttggggccgaaccactataaatcacttgtgtcacctctttaccatttgattacACTCTTGATTTTTTCTGTTTatttgtcgttggccaaatcgagggtcagcaacaataaaaattaaaaacttaTCTATAAAATTCAACAATCCTCCAATAGATCTTCTACGGTCTCTAAATTTCTAATAATTcacataaaaaataacataatgcAACACAATACAACAAAAACATAACAATGACATTGAAGCACCAGGAATGGATCGATGTCATTTATTCATTTGTCACATATAGGTAGGTATAGGCGAATAAAAGATAACGATTTTCGAAGCTGTGCTAATGGTAAGAAGAGGTTTTAATAAAAAATACGGGGAAGTATGAAATTTTCCAATGTTCGACCAATCCCTTGTCTAGGGCAATAGAGGGTAATATCTAGCATAAAAACTATTGATATCACGTTTTCTTACCTATATTTTTTTGCAGTATTTAGTTTGTAACTTTTTTTAGCAAATTTAGTTTGTAACTTTTTTTGCCGCAATGAAATctattatcattaaaaaaaaaaatcataatctcGTACATCTTATAAAAGCTAGGAGCAAAACAAGTTCTCCATTCACCCAAAGAGTATGCACAATTAATACATGGTGATGAAAATGAATCAATGATACTCTTAGAAAATTGGATAATGAACTTGCAATATCCTCTAATAAAGACATGAAATCATTAAAAATGAAGATCTCTAAATAAAGCAGTCACAATTGCTAAAGAGTCTTATGCAACAAAGTGCAAAGAAAGACCAAATGATAACTTTGAACCATTGCCACTATTAAAGACACATTCTGCATCCTTCTTGTGTAACATCCAAATATACAATGACAATTATGAATCTCTTTCAATAAATCTACAAAAAAGATAAATGGAAGATAGATaagtaaatttttaaaaaagataataataaaaataataataataaacactaTACAATTAAGGTTAATCAATtgcaattaaaattaaatatgataaaaATATGTTTAGAGTTAGAAAAACCGAATAAAGAAAAAACTAAGCTTATAAATTAGAAAGAAACAAGAAGAACAAAATTTATCTTTGTACTGATGCCTCAATGTCCAATAACTAAAACTAAAAATTGCAACCATGACTTACAATAACAATTCACTATATCAGAACTTATAATAACAAATAACTTAAATAACTtagaataacaataataataataactaatataatataatataaataccAAACAAATTGAAAAATACTATAAAATTAATTCAACACTAGAAGAGTGATGACCGAAATAAGATTATTTTAAAACATTGACtgaccaaaataaaataaataaatatctcaaaatattatATCATAATATTAAAATTTGATTATCTTATTTTATCTCAAACTTTTTTACTTTAAAATTTCtcacaaaaatacatttttaaaatttttttctctatataatttaaatattatatctttaaatagattttattcattttaaagaataaaataaataaatataatagtatcacacatatatacacaaaagtttataaaaaattaataaattatttataacttAAAATGAATAGTGCTTCTTTACACGTGGAGAAGCACTATTCATtaaggtaaaaaaatatatatatactagctCAAGTTTACCTCATCCATTGGAAGACTCCTTTTATCATTTTTCCTCTATATTTTAGAGAATAAAATATATTACATCATCCATTGAAAGTGCTCTAACAAAAGAACCGGATATatattagtatatatttttaaatataaatatatctcatataatatatttataaataattaatatgtaattctaattataaatatttaatttaaatgtctaaaatcaattaatatatactagattttgtctcattacctgtttgaactctgtattttaacaaattatattttagaccttgtgttttgtaaaaagattcaaaaaagtacaatacattaatttttttaaaaaatatatattttttatttaaaattttattaggGTACCTATGGTTACCTTATATATGTTAGGGTAATATCCGTTCCCCATtcgtaaaaaataataattagtatTTTTGCCCTCCAAACTAGGACCAATTCAGATTGTGCCCCCTGAATGATTCGCGAAGTTAAAAGTCCCCCTGAACTATACACATAATTGAAATGTGTGACTTTTGTTAGATTTCATCCTAGATGGTTAATGGAATAATGACGTAGCATCTTAGTCACTGATGTGGTAATGCCACATGTAGAATAATAAACAATTTCGCTCCTCGAACTTTGACCATTGTCAATCGTGccccttttatttaaaaaaatataaaccttaattaaaaaaaacatttttaaaagattaagaaaataaaaatactaaaatCTTCAATATTAAAAAATTGAAGATcaaattaatgaaaaataactatttttttaattttattttccaatattatataaatctattttaaaatgaaagtgaaaaataaatcctaaaattAAGTTTTTCCTCATTTGATCTGCTTCATCCTTCCCAACCACCCCAATAACTACAGCAAGATGGACAGTTAGAGGACATGATAGAGACAGTTAGAGGATGCGAGAGATCGTAGGACGCAAAAGGATGGAGGACGTTTGTGCTACACAGATCTAGAATTGAGTGGTCGACAATGAATGAAAACCTATTGTagatgtgatttcctacaatCGATTAGACGGACACCAGgaacctgtcaagaacaaagagagagacgagagttcaattgggagcaccggtagggtgtcagccaaagggactccgacgctcaagttaGTTGGGTTGTAACGAAAGCTAattgaaagtaataaaattatGATGTAAATAATGAAATAGTGATGGATGGATGAGTAGTGGAATGGTCAGAGTGACGGTGGCAACAACGGCGAGACTGGACGAATGGGTAAAATCCGGTCAGATCAGACAGATTGATTTGACTTGCTTGACTGGAtcgttgagagagagagagtagccTTCATTTCAATGAGAGAGTTAAAGAGAGTAAAATGATTATCAAATGTTCCTCCCTCAACCCATGAGGGATTTTTTTATAGTCATTCTCTTCTTTCCGTTCTCCTCTCGTCTATCTCGTCCGTCTGACCCTTTCTCCGTGGTTCCCTTTCGATTTTCATGGGAAGAGGAGTGGGTATTTCGACTACTTCAACATCTTTGGCTGACTGAATGCACCCAGACTCAGGTATAGATGCTAGCTGGCCCGCTTGGATGGCTTATTCAATATGTGCGACCCATTTACATCGGGTTGGGGCCTACTGGCTTATTGGGCCTGCTGACTATTTGGACTTTAATTGTAGACAAATTTTGTCCATTAGACCAATAGTAATGGTAATTGACATCTCTGAGATACTATTCTTTGCAGTCATATATTCCATTATGAGTGCATAGATTTGTGGTTGTTGAAGACATCCATTTGTTCAAATTTACATATAAAATTACTAACAAGATAaaacttatttataatatgagTTTGTGTTTGATGCACTACAAGAACATACCGAGAATAAGaaataagaaaaatataacatgaattaaattatttaatgttttagtatttttttaatttttcttaatcttttaaaatgaatTGGTGGAAATAGACCTTTTCTATAGTGCATTTTGCACAATAATCTACtttcaaaatattattttttttaataaaagggaTACAATTTGGTAGTGATCAAAGTTCGGGAGAGGGGGAAATTAATGATTATTCTATACGTGGCATTGATGTGACAATGTCACTTCATCGACTAAAATGTCACTTCATATTCTGTTAATCACATGATGAAATACAACAAAAGTCTCACATTTAAATAACGTGTCTAATTTGGGGGAAATTTTTAATATTGTGAATCATTTTGGAGCACGATTTGAATCAGCTATGATTCAAGgagaaaaatgttatttattccaTGCAAAAATTATAGGATAATAGAATAGGATATAAGTAAAGCTCTTTTTATAGACTAGGGTCATGGAATGGAGATATCTTACCCACGCCCTATAGTTTAAAGTTAGAGcgtaaattaataataataaaaaaaattggtttaaTCGTGAACATGTAGCGTGATGCAACATGACAACCAAATCCGTTAAAAAAAGTTTATGAACAATTTATAAAAATGAACATACTGAAATAAATGAATTGGTTAGGTTATACATAATgaataaaatgaatattttggttgttgaaaaaataaaataaaacgtgAACGCGTCTTAGGTAAACATAAAAGTTTCTTTTAGTGACAATTCAACTTACATTAAACAATATAGTTTATTTACTTGTTTAATtgaataataaaatcatataacaaactaatttatttaatttaatttataaccAATTAGTTTGATGCACATATAACAATATAAAAATACTAATTGGTTAAATTTGATACCTAAATTAAACttgtttgtatattttgttttatttacaaTTAAAATAAACATGATGATTGTTACGGATTTTCTACATGCAAGTATATGTGTTCAtttaacaagtaatataatgtaagAAAGGTCGAACCCACAAGAATTATTACTAAGTACCAATCATTAATCCTAATATTTTATTTGGTTAACAATAATTTGATTATAAGAATTAAGTAAGCTATTGAAATAAGAACGTAATTGCAggaataaaatataacaaatgaaatataattcaataattaaatgaACCAGGGCAATTAACTTCATCTACCATCCACTTTACATTTTAATAACACAAATTATACTATTCAATTCTATCTCATGATAGCAACTCAACAAaagtaacttatattcgtactaggatatacAAGTCTCAACCTTATGTAAATTttttacatctctgtgataaatgaaCATAAGACGGGCATTAAGTAAGATAACCCTAAAGCAACACAGACCAAATAAGTATTCTCATCCTAtaatgaaatctatgtctattcaattacaacataatcaattctcacttctcagatttcgaatcaaaatcatataaatcatgtaatagATGACCAGtcaatcacaagcattaagcataaattCGAATAGATCACAAGATAGAAtataaatcataaaacttgcattaattcaaaataaagtttcaggagaatccattaacaccctataAAAAAGTTTAGTTCATGACAgaattcataataaccatagaagaattAAAAAGCATCCAAATTATAGaaattaaaagtagaaaagaagaaaaactatgATAAGTTATttgattccacttgcaatcctccaCAATGTGCTTCTCTCTGTCTCCTAGGGGTAGTCAGATGCTTAAAAAtgtcattaagaaagcttttattGTCCCTAATTGATTCTAtgcgaaaggacaaaattgcccttgaaaaataCCCTAACTTCTGTTTCCGTATGGACTGGCGCTGCGACTTCATCTGCTAGCGCCGCGACTCTGGGTTGCTTCGAGTTCCAAATTTCGTCTCTGTAGTATGTAGCGTCGCAGCTCTATCTGGTAGCATTGCAACTTTAATTCTCATTTTAATAGAGCCTCAGCTATGTCTCCCTAGAGCCTAGGCACTAACTCTGGCATATTTTTTtcctttctatgtaactcttagGGCTACGACTCTACACCATAGAGATGCGACTCTAATTCCAATTTTTCTCCAAATCATCAATTTGACCCATGGTTTCGCCCAGTTTCCATTTCTTAGCCCGTTTAACACCATTTCTTCAATAATTGAGCGTTTTCCCTCCAATTTCAAGTTATTTCCTTAATAACCACACTTAATcttgaaaacacaataaacacacGCATAATATCGCACAAAGCCAAATAAAagactgttacacccagattttgagaacGGGAGTtttgatctcgaaactcaggctCGTAAGGCGTAAGCTCGGGATTTGAACAATCTTCATGTGACCTGTAAGTCAGAGACAGTCTCGCTAAAGCAGTAAGGACAATCTCagattggtgagctcggaaactacgtAGTCTCAGAGGTGCTCAgaggttataagttaggctcgtAACTCATAGtagcaatggttcaacacttgtataaacttcttgatttatttcctaccctcagacaagatggtttGAGCTCGAGAGAtgtaagctcgaagaggatggtTTCGTCAATaattacttgttgggagcataggcgaacAAAGATGACGAGCTCGTAATAGGCAAACGGTTTCGAAGGCACGTGAATCTAGCATCCAAGCTCGTCAGCTGGGTGTGaatgtgtttattgttgtaaaatccctatgtttaagggatatgatgtaatttgttattaaatcccaaatatcatgggatattactacgtacgtagtaactaatgcatttaatgacattattttattttatttgtagaataacttcccgaaatctATGAGAAGAGATTCAGAaaacttctctataaatagagtgagATAATTCATTTGTATGAACCAAGAGATTGATATTGGGAAAACTTTGTATAATTGCTTCAAGAAAGCTATCAGATAATTCCAATAAGTTAATAACATACTCgtggactagagagattttaactgctaaaccacataaaaaatcGTGTTTGATTATTTGTTTCCtctgatatattttatttaattgctctttttctctaagttcacgaaaaacggcgtcaacaaatactaaaattgcatcttaaacacacaccataaaaacataccaaaactaatCCTAACAATGAtccaaaacaatatatatataacaaaatttaaacaacgtGAGAAAgtaaataatttggtttattttattaaattctaCATAAGAAATAAACTTAATATGCATAGTTTAAATCATTAGGACTAAATAATCACTAAAATAaagtaattattttaatatattttgtttatataaaattagtaatcttcgtatatattgatgataatttatacatattcaaataaatttgtttatacATACATAATAGAATgcttataaataaatatacataaaattatatttaaacaaaaaactaaatttaaaGCATATAAAAAACCATCAAAGtggacaaaaaaataaaataaatgtttacttCAATAGAAatgaatggttttttttttaaatgaatgaGAGAAGTCTGCATTTTTTTTAAACGAGTTGTTTAATGTGTGTACCGAGTATATAGGCAAGTCTTACCTTttcaaacacttttttttttttttataattgtggaaaaaatCATCTTTAATTTACCATAATTAAACAGAATCCAAATAAAACTATATACCTTAATATTTATGTATTGTGGTATGATATAAGTTTAACAATGTAAttagaaataataatattattgaaTAATTCTTTGGTAGGGGCATAGAAAATGCCCCAACCGTAAGGTCGTTTTCTATTTTTGATATCTGAAAAAATTATAATGCAATTATTTTTTCATGCAattgtatattatagttatatttgttatatattatttataatataatgtaatattatattattttataatataattttttagattaaataaatgtgacaaatagcgtaacatataatagagagttacaatatttagatatgtgtgaatatccaaatatgtaacatatttggtgttacaaatctagtcacaaatttgtaacttccaaatattgcttattattgtgtaaatttgatgttacacaatattgagatgaatttcctaaagtcatatgtgaaatgactgttagagatatgattttaaccccaataatgtgttttgggagttacaaaattaattgggagttacaaattaattgggagtggattggaaccgtttggaaaaacaacacatttttgtgtgctgaaattggtcagtggtcgcggccagaaGATGTTGGTGGTCGTGGCCTAGGGAACAGAGcggccactgatactcctggTCGCAGTCACAGGTGCTTGACTGACcaattttcttcagttttttccaacctttttgaacggctcaaaaaacccaaataactcacaaatcccatttttaattccataaacatcaaattaatcattggtaatagccataaggatgtggaatttgaaattcaaagggtgtctctaaactctataaatatgagtctattactcacttgtaagacacaacttatctatccattagagcacttggctagaaaacacctaggggcttgattattccataaagcaATTTCCAAAATTTGTgggagatcccttagtgcttgagttagggggaaataagcttttggacaaatgtttcaaaccttgttcaagttggtgatctacaacactcttcactttggttgtgtgagtgagagtttcttgttatTTGTTATTGTTCTTAtattttctactattgcttttcttcttattcttcttgttctatttacttgtatttttgtttagagttgtaagcctctcatttcttttgttacaaacattTTTACTCTAATTGtatcattttgcttagagttatatttcacaattctcttcttctaatccttctcttatttatttgtattttcggTTATAGAGTTGcaacactatttaatcaatctaaagtttatttgtattattttgtccagagttgtaatatttcttactaATTTCCATTGATATAACATATATTTTCGTAACAATATCAAGCATCCCAccaatttttaataaattttgaataatttatagtgccaaAATTAGAGCTCAAACAGTCAATTGCACCCGTGACTAAGTTTTTTAATACACGTGGAAAACAGattgtttgaactctgatttgaccactgtaaattattcgaaatttattgaaaatttgttagATGTCtgctataactataatatacactgtcataaaaaaataattaagttaTATTTTTTGCAAATAGCAGAAATAGAAAATGACCCTACAGTAGGGGCATTTTCTATGCCCCTAATGTAGAATAATccaatattattattgtatatctTATCATTTTTTGTTAACCAAAATGTAATTTTGgcattttttttcacacatatgaactttttttctttatttatttattttttttacatttttttctaccaattttttcattcatcttttttttttctttacatttttcattatttgtcttcttcttcttttcatttttatttattcatctatttttttttctttcatctatttttgttttttttttcatatctttttagttttctttcctcggttttttttccttattttttcttcatttttccttccattttttcttctttttttgtacttattattttcttattccattttattttttcacacatattttaatattacataattattttactattttattattttaattgccttttttttatagttttttccactatatgtaaaaaaaataaaatcaattctTTTTAGCATTTTATTTTACTATAACCCTTataggaacatccaaatttggaaagaaaaacaataaaaaatatgaaaacgtgaatgggaacattcaaatctagaaaaaaaatatatatatataaatgtgaatgaGTAACCAATTATCATAGTGGGAACATCTAAAtctggaatatatatatatatatagatgaaaaCTTGAAAGGGTAACTAGTAACCTTGATAGGAACATCCAAATTCGTAAAGAAAAAAATAGacatgaaaatgtgaatgggtaaccaattaccgtgatgagaacattcaaatctgaagaaaaaaaatctaatgAAAATATGAATGGGTAACCTGTTACCCTAGTGCAAACATtcaaatttggaaaaaaattagatatgaaaacttgaataGGTAACCAGTAACCTTGATAAGAAtatccaaatttggaaagaaaaaatatttataaaaaacataaataagtAACAAGTTACCCTGATGTAAacatttaaatttgaaaaaaaaaaatgatatgaaaatgtgaatgggtacCTGGTTACCCAGATTggaacatccaaatttgaaaaaaaatcatatatgaaaaCGTGATTGTTATTAGTTACTTTACCCAAATAATGataaaatagttaaaaaaaatgtaaaaaaaaaagttagaacaaaaaaattgatttaatttttttatgtatagtaaaataaataagtacaataataaaaaattataataaataataaaatattttgagttaAAGGGGAGACGCTTAATAAGAAGTTTTCTCAAAAAAAGTTTGAtaaagaaggaagagaaataaGACGTCAACGAGAAGAGAAGTTGAAgagataaaaactaaaaatagtaaAGTGAAaatgtatttatgattttaaattgtaacattaaattatgaaaataaacattaaactatataaaaacaataaaatagattAAGTTACCTTTTTAAAATACTAAGTAAATATTGtataataaaactaattaaatgaaaaatacttaaatgattaaaataatattctcatttaaataaacttaattaaaagtaaaactaCGACCATAGAgcaatttatatataaaaatactggaaattaaattcataaaattatatttttttaaaaagccaCCCAATaagttatttttgaaaaaaagcaatatttttgtaaacttgaTAAAAGAACTCATAAAAGATGTAATTTCACGTGGAAATCAAATGGTGGAAAATCATTGGTTTGTCTAAAATGCAAAGCAGGAAAAGAAAGATACATATGGCGTTTCTTATGAAATGGGGTTGGAAAGCTCTTGTAGACAACCATAGTTTATGGAGCTCAATAGTCAATGCTAAGTATATTCATGGTAAAGAACTTATGGATTTAGAACCAAAGCCTATAGACTCTTATGTGTGGAACGCTATTCTAAACCAAATAGCTCTCCTGAATAGAGGGATGTGTCGGAAAATTAGAAATGGAAGAAACACTTCCCTTTGGTTTCACCCTTGGGTCCCCAATGACGTTTTCCAGCCTACACCGCTGCTTGATGCCACACTCGGAGTTAGTAGAGTTGTTGAATTCATGGATGAGTTCAAATGGAATGAAAGGAAAAGAAGGGATTGGTTTCAAGCTTCGAATGCAAGGAGGATCCTGGACATCACGCTCCCACAATCGGATGGAGAAGATGGATGGTTTTGGCCAATTGAGAAATATGGCCTATTCTATTCTCTATTAAATCTGCTTATAGGATGGTCTCAAACAATGACAGAAAATGGAGAAGTAAAGCACTCATACAAATGGATATGGGGGTCAAAAATCCATAGTAGATTAAAACTTTTGTGGTGGCAAGTTCTGTCGGATGGCCTTCTAACTAGAGTGAAGCTTAACAAGTTAACCAAGATGGGAGATGTCTCTTGTCCCTTATGCGGTGTGGCGGAGGAAACCACGGGACATTTATTTTGGGAATGTCCTGTTTCAGAATCAATATGGTTTGGGTGCCACTGGGGAATTCGCCCTACGACCATTTGCTTCACGGATTGGATTCGATGGTTCAGGCATAATAATAATAGGCCCCCAACTCTATCTTTCCAATCATTATTGATACCGTGTGGCAAGAGAGAAACCGCATAATCCATTAAGGGAAAGCTACTGCAAGGCAGGAACTCATTCGTAGAGTGAATCATAGACTAAACGAGATCGATACTTTGACTACTCACAATGTAGACTGCTGGAATCAGTGGACACCTCCTCCACAAGGCTGGATAATCTGTAATACAGATGTGTCTATCTCTATACTACCGAAGTGTGTCCTTCAAATCCTGCTACAGTCGAGGCTCTAGCACTTTGTGAAGGTGCAAAAATTGCAGTAGCCAAGCAAAGGAAAAATGTGGTATTCCAAAGCGACTGCAAGGAGATTACTGATGTGCTACAAAGAAGGGAGTTGGGGAACCAACCCATCACTTCTTTGTCGTCAAAGAATTTACTTAATGGGAAATTCAGCATATATCGAGGTCTT
This genomic interval from Humulus lupulus chromosome 8, drHumLupu1.1, whole genome shotgun sequence contains the following:
- the LOC133795358 gene encoding uncharacterized protein LOC133795358, encoding MAFLMKWGWKALVDNHSLWSSIVNAKYIHGKELMDLEPKPIDSYVWNAILNQIALLNRGMCRKIRNGRNTSLWFHPWVPNDVFQPTPLLDATLGVSRVVEFMDEFKWNERKRRDWFQASNARRILDITLPQSDGEDGWFWPIEKYGLFYSLLNLLIGWSQTMTENGEVKHSYKWIWGSKIHSRLKLLWWQVLSDGLLTRVKLNKLTKMGDVSCPLCGVAEETTGHLFWECPVSESIWFGCHWGIRPTTICFTDWIRWFRCVYLYTTEVCPSNPATVEALALCEGAKIAVAKQRKNVVFQSDCKEITDVLQRRELGNQPITSLSSKNLLNGKFSIYRGLVIMLRIF